The following are encoded in a window of Kitasatospora fiedleri genomic DNA:
- a CDS encoding DMT family transporter: protein MPYLLLALAITSEVCATSLLKLTDGFSRLWPSLAVAVGYALSFALLGRALKHIPVSVAYAVWSGAGTAAVAAIGACFFGEALGRLQWCGLALVIAGVVLLNLRSTH from the coding sequence ATGCCGTACCTGCTGCTCGCCCTGGCGATCACCAGCGAGGTCTGCGCCACCAGCCTGCTCAAGCTCACCGACGGCTTCTCCCGGCTGTGGCCCAGCCTGGCCGTCGCGGTCGGCTACGCGCTCTCCTTCGCCCTGCTCGGCCGGGCCCTCAAGCACATACCCGTCTCGGTCGCGTACGCGGTCTGGTCGGGTGCGGGCACCGCCGCCGTCGCGGCGATCGGCGCGTGCTTCTTCGGCGAGGCGCTGGGCCGCCTCCAGTGGTGCGGCCTCGCCCTGGTGATCGCCGGCGTGGTGCTGCTCAACCTCCGCTCCACCCACTGA
- a CDS encoding phosphatase PAP2 family protein yields MAVFALLMLWAWWRARAADSVVMARVLASPLIVVVAYLVNSVLKSLVEEVRPCRQLPGSFVVESCAPAGDWSFPSNHTVAAFSAAAALWYADRRIGWVALLAAVLMGASRVWVGAHYPHDVLAAALVGVLVAVPLALLAGRAAPLVDRLRTGPLGPVLGAGAV; encoded by the coding sequence ATGGCGGTGTTCGCACTGCTGATGCTCTGGGCCTGGTGGCGGGCCCGGGCCGCCGACTCGGTGGTGATGGCCCGGGTGCTGGCCTCGCCGCTGATCGTGGTGGTCGCCTACCTGGTCAACTCGGTGCTCAAGTCGCTGGTCGAGGAGGTTCGGCCGTGCCGGCAGCTCCCCGGCAGCTTCGTGGTCGAGTCCTGCGCGCCGGCCGGCGACTGGTCCTTCCCCAGCAACCACACGGTGGCCGCGTTCTCCGCCGCCGCCGCGCTCTGGTACGCCGACCGCCGGATCGGCTGGGTCGCCCTGCTGGCCGCCGTGCTGATGGGTGCCTCCCGGGTCTGGGTCGGCGCGCACTACCCGCACGACGTGCTGGCCGCCGCGCTGGTCGGCGTCCTGGTCGCCGTCCCGCTGGCGCTGCTGGCCGGGCGCGCCGCCCCGCTGGTCGACCGGCTGCGGACCGGACCACTGGGGCCGGTCCTGGGCGCCGGGGCGGTCTGA
- a CDS encoding GntR family transcriptional regulator encodes MALDQDRAAGSLYRKVAADLREAITSGSFGEAGRLPAEGALAEQYGVSRGTVRQALAMLRADGLVTSRRGTRRVVLGSARVQSFSELLSFTHWARSMGEEPGGRLESLIRRPADAAEREQLRLDPGAEVYVTLRLRTLSGVPVMVERTVYPPLVGELVAQLPPDVVSHTEPLREHGILFTDADHTIDVVAANADDARLLTCRRGSPLLREKRRTTDPTGTPVEWSQDRYLPGTVAFSIHNSLASSALSRHARDDD; translated from the coding sequence GTGGCACTCGACCAGGACCGCGCCGCCGGCTCGCTCTACCGCAAGGTGGCCGCCGACCTGCGCGAGGCGATCACCTCCGGCTCGTTCGGCGAAGCCGGACGCCTGCCGGCGGAGGGCGCCCTCGCCGAGCAGTACGGCGTCTCCCGCGGCACCGTCCGCCAGGCCCTCGCCATGCTGCGCGCCGACGGACTGGTCACCTCCCGCCGCGGCACCCGCCGGGTCGTCCTCGGCAGCGCCCGGGTCCAGTCCTTCTCCGAACTGCTCTCCTTCACCCACTGGGCCCGCTCGATGGGCGAGGAGCCCGGCGGCCGGCTCGAATCGCTGATCCGCCGCCCCGCCGACGCCGCCGAACGCGAACAGCTGCGCCTCGACCCCGGCGCCGAGGTCTACGTGACGCTCCGGCTGCGCACCCTCTCCGGCGTCCCCGTCATGGTCGAGCGCACCGTCTACCCGCCCCTGGTCGGCGAACTGGTCGCCCAGCTCCCGCCCGACGTGGTCTCGCACACCGAACCCCTGCGCGAGCACGGCATCCTGTTCACCGACGCCGACCACACCATCGACGTGGTCGCCGCCAACGCCGACGACGCCCGCCTGCTCACCTGCCGCCGCGGCAGCCCGCTGCTGCGCGAGAAGCGCCGCACCACCGACCCCACCGGCACCCCCGTCGAGTGGTCCCAGGACCGCTACCTGCCCGGCACCGTCGCCTTCTCCATCCACAACTCGCTGGCCTCCTCCGCCCTCTCCCGGCACGCCCGCGACGACGACTGA
- a CDS encoding TIGR03364 family FAD-dependent oxidoreductase, which yields MRVIVVGAGVLGTMHAWQAVERGHEVVHLERETEARGASVRNFGLVWVSGRAAGPELETALRARELWERIGERVPGLWFRPNGSLTLARTEAELAVAEAASKLPDAEARGYRLLDPEQVRALNPALRGEFLAGLHCTRDAAVEPRVAQPALRAALEATGRYTFLPGREVRDLVGDRAVRDDHGQLHEGDLVILCTGAWLGGLVRELAPDLPVRRVRLQMMQTDPLGEPLTTSVADGDSFRYYPAFAGPELDALRAGQPQPPVAEQHRMQLLMVQRRDGGLTVGDTHEYDQPFGFDVVEDPYDHLAEVAGELLGRPLPRVRRRWAGVYAQCTDPALVVHRQRLADTAWLVTGPGGRGMTCSPAIAETTADAAGL from the coding sequence ATGAGAGTCATCGTCGTAGGAGCGGGCGTGCTGGGCACCATGCACGCCTGGCAGGCCGTCGAGCGCGGTCACGAGGTCGTCCACCTGGAACGCGAGACCGAGGCCCGCGGCGCCTCCGTCCGCAACTTCGGCCTGGTCTGGGTCAGCGGCCGGGCCGCCGGGCCGGAGCTGGAGACCGCGCTGCGCGCCCGCGAGCTGTGGGAGCGGATCGGCGAGCGCGTCCCCGGCCTGTGGTTCCGGCCCAACGGCTCGCTCACCCTGGCCCGTACCGAGGCCGAACTCGCGGTCGCCGAAGCCGCGTCGAAGCTCCCCGACGCCGAGGCCCGCGGCTACCGGCTGCTCGACCCGGAGCAGGTCCGCGCCCTCAACCCCGCGCTGCGCGGCGAGTTCCTGGCCGGCCTGCACTGCACCCGGGACGCCGCCGTCGAACCCCGCGTCGCCCAGCCCGCGCTGCGCGCCGCGCTGGAGGCCACCGGCCGCTACACCTTCCTGCCCGGACGCGAGGTCCGCGACCTGGTCGGCGACCGCGCCGTCCGCGACGACCACGGGCAGCTGCACGAGGGCGACCTGGTGATCCTGTGCACCGGCGCCTGGCTCGGCGGCCTGGTCCGCGAACTCGCCCCCGACCTGCCGGTGCGCCGGGTCCGCCTCCAGATGATGCAGACCGACCCGCTCGGCGAGCCGCTCACCACCTCGGTCGCCGACGGCGACTCCTTCCGCTACTACCCGGCCTTCGCCGGACCCGAGCTGGACGCCCTGCGGGCCGGCCAGCCGCAGCCCCCCGTCGCCGAACAGCACCGGATGCAGCTGCTGATGGTGCAGCGCCGGGACGGCGGACTCACCGTCGGCGACACCCACGAGTACGACCAGCCGTTCGGCTTCGACGTGGTCGAGGACCCGTACGACCACCTCGCCGAGGTCGCCGGGGAGCTGCTCGGCCGCCCGCTGCCCCGCGTCCGCCGCCGCTGGGCCGGGGTCTACGCCCAGTGCACCGACCCCGCCCTGGTGGTCCACCGCCAGCGGCTCGCCGACACCGCCTGGCTGGTCACCGGCCCCGGCGGGCGCGGCATGACCTGCTCCCCGGCGATCGCCGAGACCACCGCGGACGCCGCGGGCCTCTGA
- a CDS encoding ABC transporter ATP-binding protein, translating to MSTATAPLAQDAATGGATVEFRSLRRTFGTTTALDGLDLTVRPGELLALLGPSGCGKTTALRVLAGFETHDSGEVLVDGEDITRIPAHRRDAGMVFQSYSLFPHLTAADNVAFGLRMRGVGKAERLRRAQELLELVGLPQRAAHYPHQMSGGQQQRIALARALALQPRVLLLDEPLSALDAKVRLALREEIRRLQQGLGITTLFVTHDQEEALSMADRVAVLRAGRLEQCATPSELYSRPATAFVAEFVGTMSRIPCSRTADGEVEVLGRRHPVDGALPADGELHVLVRPENVELAPAEDGTALVVAASFLGAVTRLTVRLADGTEIKSDLPTEAAATLPLGSRATLVLPDRPVLVDRAPVARP from the coding sequence ATGAGCACCGCCACCGCCCCCCTCGCCCAGGACGCCGCCACCGGCGGCGCCACCGTCGAATTCCGTTCGCTGCGGCGGACGTTCGGCACCACCACCGCCCTGGACGGCCTTGACCTGACGGTCCGCCCGGGCGAACTGCTCGCCCTGCTCGGCCCGTCCGGCTGCGGCAAGACCACCGCGCTGCGCGTCCTCGCCGGGTTCGAGACCCACGACTCCGGCGAGGTGCTGGTCGACGGCGAGGACATCACCCGCATCCCCGCCCACCGGCGCGACGCCGGCATGGTGTTCCAGTCCTACAGCCTCTTCCCGCACCTGACCGCCGCCGACAACGTCGCCTTCGGGCTGCGGATGCGCGGCGTCGGCAAGGCCGAACGGCTGCGCCGCGCCCAGGAGTTGCTGGAACTCGTCGGCCTCCCGCAGCGCGCCGCGCACTACCCGCACCAGATGTCCGGCGGCCAGCAGCAGCGCATCGCGCTGGCCCGCGCGCTCGCCCTCCAGCCGCGCGTCCTGCTGCTGGACGAGCCGCTCTCCGCGCTCGACGCCAAGGTCCGGCTCGCGCTGCGCGAGGAGATCCGCCGCCTCCAGCAGGGGCTGGGCATCACCACCCTGTTCGTCACCCACGACCAGGAGGAGGCCCTCTCGATGGCCGACCGGGTCGCCGTCCTGCGCGCCGGGCGCCTCGAACAGTGCGCCACCCCTTCGGAGTTGTACTCCCGGCCGGCCACCGCGTTCGTCGCCGAGTTCGTCGGCACCATGAGCCGCATCCCGTGCTCGCGCACCGCCGACGGCGAGGTCGAGGTGCTCGGCCGCCGCCACCCCGTGGACGGCGCCCTGCCCGCCGACGGCGAGCTGCACGTCCTGGTCCGCCCGGAGAACGTCGAACTCGCCCCCGCCGAGGACGGCACCGCCCTGGTGGTCGCCGCCTCCTTCCTGGGCGCCGTCACCCGCCTCACCGTGCGCCTGGCCGACGGCACCGAGATCAAGTCCGACCTCCCCACCGAGGCCGCCGCCACCCTGCCGCTCGGCAGCCGCGCCACCCTCGTCCTCCCCGACCGCCCCGTCCTGGTCGACCGCGCCCCGGTCGCCCGCCCCTGA
- a CDS encoding ABC transporter substrate-binding protein, producing the protein MTVHRHRAAALAAVLTAAALSLSACGSAGSSATSGEAAKAGGGAVNAKTATSLADFGGMDGLVAAAKKEGKLHVITLPRDWANYGKLMDDFKAKYGIEIEDENPDGSSQDEINAIKSRKGQDRAPDTVDLGSAFALSAAKEGILAPYKVAGFDKIPATMKDPNGLQVNDYGGYVSIGCDAKKVAVCPKTFADLLKPEYKGQVALNGNPTKSGSAFGGVYAAALANGGSLDNVQPGIDFFAKLKQSGNFNPVESTPATIEKGETPISIDWSYLNAGYTDEFKNKGIDWQVAVPSDGSYAQYYSQAINKDAPHPAAARLWIEYLYSAEGQNGFLGGYATPALFDAMKADGTLDTAAAAKLPVVEKPFTTFPTPEQVDAAKKVVTDNWAKAIAG; encoded by the coding sequence GTGACCGTGCACCGCCACCGCGCCGCCGCCCTCGCGGCCGTGCTGACCGCTGCCGCGCTCTCCCTCTCCGCCTGCGGCTCCGCCGGCTCGTCCGCCACGTCCGGCGAGGCCGCCAAGGCCGGCGGCGGCGCGGTGAACGCGAAGACCGCGACCTCGCTGGCCGACTTCGGCGGCATGGACGGCCTGGTGGCCGCCGCGAAGAAGGAGGGCAAGCTGCACGTCATCACCCTCCCGCGCGACTGGGCCAACTACGGCAAGCTGATGGACGACTTCAAGGCGAAGTACGGCATCGAGATCGAGGACGAGAACCCGGACGGCTCCAGCCAGGACGAGATCAACGCGATCAAGTCCCGCAAGGGCCAGGACCGCGCCCCGGACACCGTCGACCTCGGCTCGGCCTTCGCGCTGTCCGCCGCCAAGGAGGGCATCCTCGCCCCCTACAAGGTGGCCGGCTTCGACAAGATCCCCGCCACCATGAAGGACCCGAACGGCCTCCAGGTCAACGACTACGGCGGCTACGTCTCGATCGGCTGCGACGCCAAGAAGGTCGCCGTCTGCCCGAAGACCTTCGCCGACCTGCTCAAGCCGGAGTACAAGGGCCAGGTCGCGCTGAACGGCAACCCGACCAAGTCCGGTTCGGCGTTCGGCGGCGTGTACGCGGCCGCGCTGGCCAACGGCGGCTCGCTGGACAACGTCCAGCCCGGCATCGACTTCTTCGCCAAGCTGAAGCAGTCCGGCAACTTCAACCCGGTCGAGTCCACCCCGGCCACCATCGAGAAGGGCGAGACCCCGATCTCGATCGACTGGTCGTACCTGAACGCCGGCTACACCGACGAGTTCAAGAACAAGGGCATCGACTGGCAGGTGGCCGTGCCCAGCGACGGCTCCTACGCCCAGTACTACAGCCAGGCCATCAACAAGGACGCCCCGCACCCGGCGGCGGCCCGCCTGTGGATCGAGTACCTGTACTCGGCCGAGGGCCAGAACGGCTTCCTCGGCGGCTACGCCACCCCGGCGCTGTTCGACGCGATGAAGGCGGACGGCACCCTGGACACCGCCGCCGCGGCCAAGCTGCCGGTCGTCGAGAAGCCCTTCACCACCTTCCCCACCCCGGAGCAGGTCGACGCGGCCAAGAAGGTCGTGACCGACAACTGGGCCAAGGCCATCGCGGGCTGA
- a CDS encoding ABC transporter permease yields MAQLISRLRVWRGAVLLLAGLYFAVPLAASVWFSIDDVNGISFEAYTGLLSAPGFTDSLVLTLELAAVTVVVLLLLLVPAMIAVRLGSPRLRPVLEVVCTLPLVVPPVALTAGLIGVLRWGPDHLMDTPLFQTFVFVQRPEFPLVLVIAYVLMALPLAYRALDSGLRAVDVRTLVEAARNCGASWPRAVLSVIVPNLRGALLNAAFLTLALVLGEFTTASILGYQPFAVWIYSVGNSRGQMSVAVSVLSLLITWVLLLLLAAAGRERRHQTAATS; encoded by the coding sequence ATGGCTCAGCTGATCTCCCGCCTGCGGGTCTGGCGCGGCGCGGTCCTGCTGCTGGCCGGCCTGTACTTCGCGGTCCCGCTGGCCGCCTCGGTCTGGTTCTCGATCGACGACGTCAACGGGATCTCCTTCGAGGCGTACACCGGCCTGCTCTCCGCCCCCGGCTTCACCGACAGCCTGGTGCTCACCCTGGAGCTGGCCGCCGTCACCGTCGTGGTGCTGCTGCTCCTGCTGGTGCCCGCGATGATCGCGGTCCGGCTCGGCTCGCCCCGGCTGCGCCCGGTGCTCGAAGTGGTCTGCACCCTGCCGCTGGTGGTGCCGCCGGTCGCGCTGACCGCCGGCCTGATCGGCGTGCTGCGCTGGGGCCCGGACCACCTGATGGACACGCCGCTCTTCCAGACCTTCGTGTTCGTCCAGCGGCCGGAGTTCCCGCTCGTCCTGGTGATCGCGTACGTGCTGATGGCGCTGCCGCTCGCCTACCGCGCCCTGGACTCCGGGCTGCGCGCCGTGGACGTGCGCACCCTGGTCGAGGCCGCCCGCAACTGCGGCGCGAGCTGGCCGCGGGCCGTCCTCTCGGTGATCGTGCCGAACCTGCGCGGCGCGCTGCTGAACGCCGCCTTCCTCACCCTGGCCCTGGTCCTGGGCGAGTTCACCACCGCCTCGATCCTCGGCTACCAGCCCTTCGCGGTGTGGATCTACTCGGTCGGCAACAGCCGGGGCCAGATGTCCGTCGCGGTGTCCGTGCTCAGCCTGCTGATCACCTGGGTGCTGCTGCTCCTGCTGGCCGCCGCCGGCCGCGAGCGCCGCCACCAGACCGCCGCCACCTCCTGA
- a CDS encoding glycoside hydrolase family 3 N-terminal domain-containing protein, translating to MLTLGLALLTGCGSSGSGGGAPSGSAGTATGGARPTGSSPPAGPSPSPTPSPTPTPTPSPTPTPTRSSAAPTTGPSDAQLAGQRIVYSYPGTTVPDTLLQRVREGRAAGVIFFAENVGSGGDALRTAVNRLREAEQQSPSPRPLLLMTDQEGGVVRRVPGGPAQSAKDVGRSADPTAAATRTGDEAAAALAAFGLNLNLAPVLDVYRTPGDFADSAQRSYSTDPATVGRLGSAFLKAQQGAGVAATAKHFPGLGSAPAGANTDEQPVTLDTSLDQLRTVDERPYRDAIAAGVQLVMFSWAVYPALDPGTPAGMSGTIVRDELRTRLHYQGVTITDAIEAKALDPVGGTQQRALAVARAGVDLLLCSGRDVAQGDAAAAALASALASGQLDRKDFTASAQRVDALRGTLK from the coding sequence GTGCTCACCCTCGGACTGGCGCTGCTCACCGGCTGCGGCTCCTCGGGCAGCGGCGGCGGCGCCCCGTCCGGCAGCGCCGGGACGGCGACCGGCGGCGCCCGACCCACCGGGAGCAGCCCGCCCGCCGGCCCGAGCCCCAGCCCGACGCCCTCCCCGACCCCGACCCCGACCCCCAGCCCCACCCCCACGCCCACCCGGTCCAGCGCCGCGCCGACCACCGGCCCGAGCGACGCGCAGCTCGCCGGGCAGCGGATCGTCTACTCGTACCCCGGCACCACCGTCCCCGACACGCTGCTCCAGCGGGTGCGCGAGGGCCGGGCCGCCGGGGTGATTTTCTTCGCCGAGAACGTCGGCAGCGGCGGCGACGCGCTGCGCACCGCCGTCAACCGGCTGCGGGAGGCCGAGCAGCAGAGCCCCAGCCCGCGCCCGCTGCTGCTGATGACCGACCAGGAGGGCGGCGTGGTCCGGCGGGTGCCCGGCGGGCCCGCGCAGTCCGCCAAGGACGTCGGCCGCTCCGCCGACCCGACGGCCGCCGCCACCCGGACCGGCGACGAGGCCGCCGCCGCGCTCGCCGCCTTCGGCCTCAACCTCAACCTCGCGCCGGTGCTGGACGTCTACCGCACCCCCGGCGACTTCGCCGACTCCGCGCAGCGCTCCTACAGCACCGACCCGGCCACCGTCGGCAGGCTCGGCTCCGCCTTCCTCAAGGCCCAGCAGGGCGCCGGGGTGGCCGCCACCGCCAAGCACTTCCCCGGCCTCGGCAGCGCCCCCGCCGGGGCCAACACCGACGAGCAGCCCGTCACCCTGGACACCTCCCTCGACCAGCTGCGCACCGTCGACGAACGCCCCTACCGGGACGCGATCGCCGCCGGCGTCCAGCTGGTGATGTTCTCCTGGGCGGTCTACCCGGCCCTCGACCCCGGCACCCCCGCCGGGATGTCCGGCACGATCGTCCGCGACGAGCTCCGCACCCGCCTGCACTACCAGGGCGTCACCATCACCGACGCGATCGAGGCCAAGGCCCTCGACCCGGTCGGCGGCACCCAGCAGCGCGCCCTCGCCGTCGCCCGCGCGGGCGTCGACCTGCTGCTCTGCTCCGGCCGGGACGTCGCCCAGGGCGACGCGGCGGCCGCCGCGCTGGCCTCGGCGCTGGCCTCGGGGCAGCTCGACCGGAAGGACTTCACCGCCTCCGCCCAGCGGGTCGACGCGCTGCGCGGCACGCTCAAGTAG
- a CDS encoding ABC transporter permease, with the protein MTTAPTPVPTPAAADPSGGPGAPGTATASPTPPPVRRRPLRGGSWLATVPLLAFFLVGFGLPAVAIVTGAFTVSSDAESGAGSFTTANLTDSVQGAYWTALVSSVKLSALTALIGTVLGVPIAQAVLTSRFRLLREAVLTASGVLANFGGLPLAFAFVATLGNAGELTKLFHLTDHGWSLYSFTGLTVTYLYFLVPLMVLTITPALEGLRVQWREAAQNNRATALQYWRHVALPILFPSLLGGFVLLFGSAFAAYATAAAMVGATVPLISRQIADALSGNVLVGQGNLALALSLDMIVVAVLVMAVYLPLQRRSARWLS; encoded by the coding sequence ATGACCACGGCTCCCACCCCGGTGCCGACCCCGGCCGCCGCTGACCCCAGCGGCGGCCCGGGGGCTCCCGGCACCGCCACCGCCTCCCCCACCCCGCCGCCCGTCCGGCGCCGCCCGCTGCGCGGCGGCTCCTGGCTGGCCACCGTGCCGCTGCTGGCCTTCTTCCTAGTCGGCTTCGGCCTGCCCGCCGTCGCCATCGTCACCGGGGCGTTCACCGTCTCCAGCGACGCGGAGAGCGGCGCCGGCTCGTTCACCACCGCCAACCTGACCGACTCGGTGCAGGGCGCGTACTGGACGGCGCTGGTCTCCAGCGTGAAGCTGTCCGCGCTGACCGCGCTGATCGGCACCGTGCTCGGCGTCCCGATCGCCCAGGCCGTGCTGACCTCGCGGTTCCGGCTGCTGCGCGAGGCGGTGCTGACCGCCTCCGGCGTGCTCGCCAACTTCGGCGGCCTGCCGCTGGCGTTCGCCTTCGTCGCCACCCTGGGCAACGCGGGCGAGCTGACCAAGCTGTTCCACCTGACCGACCACGGCTGGTCGCTGTACAGCTTCACCGGCCTGACCGTCACCTACCTGTACTTCCTGGTGCCGCTGATGGTGCTCACCATCACCCCCGCGCTGGAGGGCCTGCGGGTGCAGTGGCGCGAGGCCGCCCAGAACAACCGGGCCACCGCCCTCCAGTACTGGCGGCACGTCGCGCTGCCGATCCTGTTCCCCTCGCTGCTCGGCGGCTTCGTGCTGCTGTTCGGCTCGGCGTTCGCCGCGTACGCCACCGCCGCCGCGATGGTCGGCGCGACCGTCCCGCTGATCAGCCGCCAGATCGCCGACGCGCTCTCCGGCAACGTGCTGGTCGGCCAGGGCAACCTGGCGCTGGCGCTCAGCCTGGACATGATCGTCGTGGCCGTCCTGGTGATGGCCGTCTACCTGCCCCTCCAGCGCCGGAGTGCCCGATGGCTCAGCTGA
- a CDS encoding pyridoxamine 5'-phosphate oxidase family protein has product MPYRLDVIQGNWPADELGKGVEGLLADSTVLSLATAGHERGPHANLAFYAFDSDLVLYFVSERSTRHSLHLAEEARAAATVHLQPPAYGEQLRGIQLTGSASEAWGRQAEAALTAYRGRYPAFAADPEVAAQFLAGRGPAALYRFQVEELTAVDEPRFGRREYLHARVLR; this is encoded by the coding sequence ATGCCGTACCGACTCGACGTCATCCAGGGAAACTGGCCCGCGGACGAGCTCGGGAAGGGGGTGGAGGGCCTGCTCGCGGACAGCACGGTGCTCAGCCTCGCCACCGCCGGACACGAGCGCGGCCCGCACGCCAACCTGGCCTTCTACGCCTTCGACTCCGACCTGGTGCTGTACTTCGTCAGCGAGCGCTCCACCCGGCACAGCCTGCACCTGGCCGAGGAGGCCAGGGCCGCCGCCACCGTCCACCTGCAGCCGCCCGCGTACGGCGAGCAGCTGCGCGGCATCCAGCTCACCGGCAGCGCGAGCGAGGCCTGGGGGCGGCAGGCCGAGGCGGCGCTGACGGCCTACCGCGGCCGCTACCCGGCGTTCGCCGCCGACCCGGAGGTGGCCGCCCAGTTCCTGGCGGGGCGGGGGCCCGCCGCGCTGTACCGCTTCCAGGTGGAGGAGCTGACGGCGGTGGACGAGCCGCGGTTCGGGCGGCGCGAGTACCTGCACGCGCGGGTGCTGCGCTGA
- a CDS encoding DUF6584 family protein → MSVESTLVRAAADLREGREPLALRRLHGLLSNDPTDLAARRRLADAYRRTGRLDECGRWNYLDEELSGLELAAFERRFRDPARRLAVLRWPDPARRPPPTPTARRRLAALYRAATGTDPDWPEHREDAAAPAPATVGPPAPAPVAPVGRRPARRHHAEADLRPQRPAHVAAFRLTLVLVAVAAVLLALVL, encoded by the coding sequence GTGAGTGTCGAATCCACCCTGGTCAGAGCTGCGGCCGACCTGCGGGAGGGCCGCGAGCCGCTGGCCCTGCGCCGGCTGCACGGCCTGCTGTCGAACGACCCGACCGACCTGGCGGCCCGCCGCCGCCTCGCCGACGCGTACCGGCGGACCGGGCGGCTGGACGAGTGCGGGCGCTGGAACTACCTGGACGAGGAGCTGTCCGGCCTCGAACTGGCCGCCTTCGAACGGCGCTTCCGCGACCCGGCCCGCCGCCTGGCCGTGCTGCGCTGGCCGGACCCGGCGCGCCGCCCGCCGCCGACCCCGACCGCCCGCCGCCGCCTGGCCGCCCTGTACCGGGCGGCCACCGGCACCGACCCCGACTGGCCGGAGCACCGGGAGGACGCCGCGGCCCCGGCGCCCGCGACCGTCGGCCCGCCGGCCCCCGCACCGGTCGCGCCGGTCGGCCGTCGGCCCGCCCGGCGGCACCACGCCGAGGCCGACCTCCGCCCCCAACGGCCCGCGCACGTGGCCGCGTTCCGCCTCACCCTGGTGCTCGTCGCCGTGGCGGCGGTGCTGCTGGCGCTGGTGCTCTGA
- a CDS encoding HAD family hydrolase, with protein sequence MPAPRPAAVLFDMDGTLVDTEHLWWQAAAELAAELDLTLTDADLPDVLGQAVEHTAAHLHRSSRTSRPEADLVAHLNDSFAAKVGAEVVPRPGALALLAALRDADVPTALVSASPRRVVDLVLRAIGPHWFSTTLAAEDTPRTKPAPDPYLAAAARLGLAPAVCVAVEDTPTGVASARAAGCPVLAVPSAVPIPSAQGTTVLDSLADADLPFLAALSPAR encoded by the coding sequence ATGCCTGCACCCCGCCCCGCCGCCGTCCTGTTCGACATGGACGGCACCCTGGTCGACACCGAGCACCTGTGGTGGCAGGCCGCGGCCGAACTCGCCGCCGAGCTGGACCTGACCCTCACCGACGCCGACCTCCCGGACGTCCTCGGCCAGGCGGTCGAGCACACCGCCGCCCACCTGCACCGCAGCAGCCGCACCTCCCGCCCGGAGGCCGACCTGGTGGCGCACCTGAACGACTCCTTCGCCGCCAAGGTCGGGGCCGAGGTCGTCCCCCGCCCCGGCGCCCTCGCGCTGCTCGCCGCGCTGCGCGACGCGGACGTCCCGACCGCCCTGGTCTCGGCGTCCCCGCGCCGGGTGGTCGACCTGGTGCTGCGCGCCATCGGCCCGCACTGGTTCAGCACCACCCTCGCCGCCGAGGACACCCCCCGCACCAAGCCCGCCCCCGACCCGTACCTGGCCGCCGCCGCCCGACTGGGCCTGGCCCCGGCCGTCTGCGTCGCCGTCGAGGACACCCCGACCGGCGTGGCCTCCGCCCGCGCCGCGGGCTGCCCGGTGCTGGCGGTGCCGTCCGCCGTCCCGATCCCCAGCGCGCAGGGCACCACCGTGCTGGACAGCCTGGCCGACGCCGACCTCCCCTTCCTCGCCGCGCTCTCCCCCGCCCGCTGA
- a CDS encoding RidA family protein — MTDITRIDPAELHPTSGYAHITVVEAGRTAHLAGQCPLDGEEKLVGAGSLDAQIDQVVANSMTALAAIGIGPERVVRSVVYVVSDRSEVLAGAWDRLTASPLAPALTTASTLLGVTALGYTGQLVEIDLTAALPG; from the coding sequence ATGACCGACATCACGCGCATCGACCCGGCGGAACTCCACCCCACCTCCGGCTACGCGCACATCACCGTGGTGGAGGCGGGGCGCACCGCGCACCTGGCCGGGCAGTGCCCGCTGGACGGCGAGGAGAAGCTGGTCGGCGCGGGGAGCCTGGACGCCCAGATCGACCAGGTGGTGGCCAACTCGATGACGGCGCTGGCCGCGATCGGCATCGGGCCTGAGCGGGTGGTGCGCTCGGTGGTCTACGTGGTCAGCGACCGCAGCGAGGTCCTCGCCGGTGCCTGGGACCGGTTGACCGCCTCTCCGCTCGCCCCGGCCCTCACCACCGCCTCCACCCTGCTCGGCGTCACCGCCCTCGGCTACACCGGCCAACTGGTCGAGATCGACCTGACGGCGGCGCTGCCGGGCTAA